Below is a window of Hydrogenimonas sp. SS33 DNA.
ACCTCTTCCAGTTTCCGGATATACCCTTTCTCCTGCTCCTTCTTTTCCCTGTTCATCGCCCGGGTCCAGTGGTAGATGCGGTCCAGGAAGGAGGCGGCTGCGAGCATACTCAGGTTCACCACCATAAACCGTGTGAAAGCACGAAAGTTCCAATGGGCGTAATCCCAATGGCCGATTCCCCGATAGGCGAGATAGAAAGCACCTGCAAAAAAGAGAAGGGAGAGGAATATGCCTATACGGCGCCCGTTTATGAAAACCAGGGAAACGGGAAGAAAAGGCATCCATCCGAGAATATAATCTCTTCCCTCACCGCTATAGAGTACTATGCCGAAAAGGCCCATCAAAACCAGGCTGGCCAATACTGCGGCACGGACCAGGTTATGGGTACGGTTCAGGTCCACATAGGCAAGCACGATCGCACAAAGTGCAAAGATTTCGGAACGATAGAGGATGTCCGGAAGATGAAAGAAGGATTTGAGAGAGATGAAGAAGAGCAAAACGGCGCCGATTACGACAAGAATGGCATTGATCACCGCGGCTTTTATCGCCTTCTCGTTATCCGGCCATTCCGTATCGGGAAGCAGCAGCTGATTCAATACTCCCGCCCTTTCCGATACGCCCCTTTCCGCCATACTATCTCTCCCGCGAAAGAATTTCCCGTATGACTTCCCTGTCATCAAAAGGGATTTTCTTTCCCCCTATCTCCTGCCAGGTTTCATC
It encodes the following:
- a CDS encoding diguanylate cyclase encodes the protein MNQLLLPDTEWPDNEKAIKAAVINAILVVIGAVLLFFISLKSFFHLPDILYRSEIFALCAIVLAYVDLNRTHNLVRAAVLASLVLMGLFGIVLYSGEGRDYILGWMPFLPVSLVFINGRRIGIFLSLLFFAGAFYLAYRGIGHWDYAHWNFRAFTRFMVVNLSMLAAASFLDRIYHWTRAMNREKKEQEKGYIRKLEEVAVTDPLTRIHNRRYLDSRIGSLFRTAKQKRVLFAFFIMDIDFFKRYNDTYGHEAGDRVLQRVSEALDTHIFRREEDLFCRLGGEEFGGVILGKSRKEVEERIEAARLLLRDLRIEHAKNRQGVVTASFGVCVVKSDQRRNFNVIYKMADEALYEAKTEGRDRVVVTELR